In Natronomonas halophila, one DNA window encodes the following:
- the pan2 gene encoding proteasome-activating nucleotidase Pan2, protein MSHSPSLPDRPTLDLDPDMSEEERLAALREHYIDVSRVHEELADQLEDARSRQSELREEVSDLQEENEALKTSSLYIATVEELTDDQVLLKQHGNNQEVLTDVSPRLYQKLQAGDRVAINDSFAIQTVLDQETDARAQAMEISEKPTVHYEDIGGLEEQIQEVREAVEDPLTNPEKFQQVGIEPPSGVLLHGPPGTGKTMMAKAVANQTDATFIKMAGSELVQKFIGEGARLVRDLFELAAEREPAIIFIDEIDAIASKRTESKTSGDAEVQRTMMQLLSEMDGFDQRGDISIIAATNRFDMLDRAILRPGRFDRLIEVPEPDIEGREQILHIHTKKMNLSPDIDLEAVAEQTEGFSGAELESLATEAGMFAIRDGRTEVTEEDFEDALEKVSREESAGKPIAFY, encoded by the coding sequence ATGTCGCATAGCCCCTCTCTTCCGGACCGGCCGACCCTCGACCTCGACCCCGATATGTCCGAGGAAGAGCGGCTCGCCGCCCTCCGGGAACACTACATCGACGTCTCTCGGGTCCACGAGGAACTCGCGGACCAGCTCGAAGACGCGCGCTCGCGTCAATCGGAACTCCGAGAGGAGGTCAGCGACCTCCAAGAGGAAAACGAGGCGCTGAAGACGTCGTCACTGTACATCGCCACGGTCGAAGAACTCACCGACGACCAGGTCCTGCTCAAACAGCACGGCAACAATCAGGAGGTTCTGACGGACGTCTCCCCGCGGCTCTACCAGAAACTCCAGGCCGGCGACCGCGTCGCCATCAACGACTCCTTCGCTATCCAGACGGTCCTCGACCAGGAGACCGACGCTCGCGCACAGGCCATGGAGATTTCCGAGAAGCCCACCGTCCACTACGAAGACATCGGTGGCCTCGAAGAGCAGATTCAGGAGGTCCGGGAAGCCGTCGAGGACCCCCTCACAAACCCCGAGAAGTTCCAGCAGGTCGGCATCGAACCGCCGAGCGGCGTCCTCCTGCACGGGCCGCCCGGCACCGGCAAGACGATGATGGCCAAGGCCGTCGCCAACCAGACCGACGCGACCTTCATCAAGATGGCCGGCTCGGAACTCGTCCAGAAGTTCATCGGCGAGGGCGCACGCCTCGTCCGTGACCTCTTCGAACTCGCCGCGGAGCGGGAACCCGCCATCATCTTCATCGACGAAATCGACGCTATCGCCTCGAAGCGCACCGAATCCAAAACGTCGGGCGACGCCGAGGTCCAGCGGACGATGATGCAACTCCTCTCGGAGATGGACGGCTTCGACCAGCGCGGCGACATCTCGATTATCGCTGCGACCAACCGCTTCGATATGCTCGACCGCGCCATCCTCCGCCCCGGCCGCTTCGACCGACTCATCGAGGTGCCCGAACCGGATATCGAGGGCCGCGAGCAGATTCTCCACATCCACACCAAGAAGATGAACCTCTCGCCGGACATCGACCTCGAAGCGGTCGCCGAGCAGACCGAGGGCTTCTCCGGTGCCGAACTCGAAAGCCTCGCCACTGAGGCGGGTATGTTCGCCATCCGCGACGGCCGCACTGAAGTCACCGAGGAGGACTTCGAGGACGCACTCGAGAAGGTCTCCCGCGAGGAATCCGCCGGGAAACCCATAGCTTTCTACTGA
- the pepF gene encoding oligoendopeptidase F: MSSVPERSDIAEEYTWDLTDLFADDEEWEEAYEAVEERLDELEAYEGRVTEDAETLQEVLELRESIMRQVSNVAAYARMRKDEDTTNQTYQALAARSQSLAADASSAASFIEPELQELDREAIDAFVDENPKLETYDHYFDDVLRMKPHTRSAEIEALLADLSEVTDAAGDVYNMLTNADMEFPAVENPEGEPQRVTLSNFAKLQKHPNREFRQRVYEAFYDEWSEYRNSVGTAYKNSVKSDSKLAAARNYETAREAALDGPNVPIEVYDTLVDTVEDNLDVLHRHAELKQDCLGVDELKMWDLYAPLAGDESPEVDYEQAKEYVIEAVAPLGEAYQERMAEGLESRWVDVYETANKQSGAYSGGTYDSQPYILMNYQDDITSMYTLAHELGHSMHSELTSEEQPYVYSGYEIFVAEVASTVNEALLTRHLLETVEDEAFRKHVLDEYLERFRSTLFRQTMFASFEHRAHELSEAGEALTPDRLDDLYGDLKSQYYASADVDDRIAREWMRIPHFYRAYYVYQYATGISAANAIVERIDEDGEEAAADYREFLQSGSHGYPLELLETAGIDMSTPAPVESAIEAYDEMVGEYESLR, translated from the coding sequence ATGAGTTCGGTTCCCGAACGAAGCGATATCGCCGAGGAGTATACGTGGGACCTCACGGACCTCTTCGCCGACGACGAGGAGTGGGAGGAGGCCTACGAGGCCGTCGAGGAACGCCTCGACGAACTGGAAGCCTATGAAGGACGTGTCACCGAGGACGCCGAGACCCTTCAGGAGGTGCTGGAACTCCGCGAATCCATCATGCGGCAGGTGTCGAACGTCGCCGCCTACGCCCGGATGCGGAAGGACGAGGACACGACGAACCAGACCTATCAGGCCCTCGCCGCTCGCTCGCAGTCGCTGGCCGCCGACGCCTCCAGCGCCGCGAGTTTCATCGAACCGGAACTGCAGGAACTCGACCGCGAGGCCATCGACGCGTTCGTCGACGAGAACCCGAAACTGGAGACCTACGACCACTATTTCGACGACGTGCTGCGGATGAAGCCCCACACCCGCTCGGCCGAAATCGAGGCGCTGCTGGCCGACCTCAGCGAGGTGACCGACGCCGCAGGCGACGTCTACAACATGCTGACCAATGCGGACATGGAGTTCCCCGCCGTCGAGAACCCTGAGGGCGAACCCCAGCGTGTCACGCTGTCGAACTTCGCGAAACTCCAGAAACACCCCAATCGCGAGTTCCGCCAGCGGGTCTACGAGGCCTTCTACGACGAGTGGAGCGAGTACCGCAACTCCGTCGGGACCGCCTACAAAAACAGCGTCAAGTCCGACTCCAAGCTCGCGGCGGCCCGTAACTACGAGACTGCTCGTGAGGCCGCCCTCGACGGCCCGAACGTGCCCATCGAAGTCTACGACACGCTCGTCGATACCGTCGAGGACAACCTCGACGTTCTCCATCGACACGCCGAACTGAAACAGGACTGTCTCGGCGTCGACGAACTGAAGATGTGGGACCTCTACGCGCCGCTGGCCGGCGACGAGAGCCCCGAAGTCGACTACGAACAGGCCAAGGAGTACGTCATCGAAGCCGTCGCCCCGCTCGGTGAGGCCTATCAGGAGCGGATGGCCGAAGGACTCGAGTCGAGGTGGGTCGACGTCTACGAGACGGCCAACAAGCAGTCGGGCGCCTACAGCGGCGGCACCTACGACAGCCAGCCGTACATCCTGATGAACTATCAGGACGACATCACCTCGATGTACACGCTGGCCCACGAACTCGGCCACTCGATGCACTCGGAGTTGACCAGCGAGGAACAGCCCTACGTCTACTCGGGCTACGAGATTTTCGTCGCCGAAGTCGCTTCGACGGTCAATGAGGCACTTTTGACCCGGCATCTGCTGGAGACGGTCGAGGACGAGGCGTTCCGCAAGCACGTCCTCGACGAATACCTCGAACGCTTCCGGTCGACGTTGTTCCGCCAGACGATGTTCGCCTCCTTCGAGCACCGCGCCCACGAACTCAGCGAGGCCGGCGAGGCGCTGACCCCGGACCGGCTGGACGACCTCTACGGCGACCTCAAGAGCCAGTATTACGCGTCGGCGGATGTCGACGACCGCATCGCCCGCGAGTGGATGCGGATTCCGCACTTCTACCGGGCCTACTACGTCTACCAGTACGCGACGGGCATCAGCGCGGCCAACGCCATCGTCGAGCGCATCGATGAGGACGGCGAGGAGGCCGCGGCCGACTATCGGGAGTTCCTCCAGTCGGGGTCGCACGGCTACCCGCTGGAACTGCTGGAGACCGCCGGCATCGACATGTCGACGCCTGCACCCGTCGAATCGGCCATCGAAGCCTACGACGAGATGGTCGGCGAATACGAGTCGCTCCGATAG
- the truA gene encoding tRNA pseudouridine(38-40) synthase TruA: protein MRAFRVAYDGEDYRGFQRQPHGETVADTLFDALATLDIPFEDGAPVGYSAAGRTDAGVSARAQTVAIEAPDWLTPRALNSELPADIRAWAHADVREGFHATHDAVERTYRYFLYAPDVNDERAEQATGRLSGKHDFHNFTPDETGTERDLTVRLRRDGPFLLVDCIAGGFARQLVRRVVSTVEAVGLGEREPAFLDRALGNDPLEGPDGIAPAAPEPLVLLDVTYPGIEFVVDEEAAESARVVFGERRRRRLATARVAGTLAPEHSDP from the coding sequence ATGCGCGCGTTTCGAGTGGCATACGACGGGGAAGATTATCGGGGGTTCCAGCGACAGCCTCACGGCGAGACGGTCGCGGATACGCTCTTCGACGCGCTCGCGACGCTCGATATCCCGTTCGAGGACGGCGCCCCCGTCGGCTACTCGGCGGCCGGCCGGACCGATGCGGGGGTCTCGGCCCGCGCACAGACGGTCGCTATCGAGGCGCCGGACTGGCTGACGCCCCGCGCACTCAATAGCGAACTCCCCGCGGATATTCGAGCGTGGGCACACGCGGACGTGAGGGAGGGGTTCCACGCGACACACGATGCCGTCGAGCGGACCTATCGCTACTTCCTGTATGCACCCGACGTGAACGACGAACGCGCCGAACAGGCTACTGGGCGACTCTCGGGAAAACACGATTTCCACAACTTCACGCCCGACGAGACGGGCACCGAACGCGACCTGACGGTGCGACTCCGGCGGGACGGCCCCTTCCTGCTGGTCGACTGCATCGCCGGTGGGTTCGCACGCCAACTCGTTCGGCGGGTCGTCTCGACGGTCGAAGCGGTCGGCCTCGGTGAGCGCGAACCGGCGTTCCTCGACCGGGCGCTCGGTAACGACCCGCTGGAGGGACCGGACGGAATCGCCCCCGCAGCGCCCGAACCGCTCGTGTTGCTCGACGTGACGTACCCCGGTATCGAGTTCGTGGTCGACGAGGAGGCCGCCGAGAGCGCCCGTGTGGTCTTCGGCGAGCGGCGACGCCGACGGCTCGCGACGGCTCGCGTCGCCGGCACGCTGGCGCCGGAACACAGCGACCCGTGA
- the hisS gene encoding histidine--tRNA ligase — translation MYDGLKGFRDFYPGEMSARREVTDAIEERVRRYGFREVGTPAMERTQMYVDKSGEEIVEELYHFEDKGGRDVSLTPELTPTVARMVVARQQALQKPIKWFSTRPFWRYEQVQQGRFREFYQTNVDIFGSEEPEADAEILAAAADIMTDLGLSGEDFEFRVSHRDILGGLLESLDSDVDTTDAIRAVDKKEKIDIEEYYDLLVAAGLDYEEAEAFDDVLGTDDLDDLVDFAGTDRVAEAVANLRAVLAAAEDFGAREYCTISLETARGLDYYTGVVFECFDTAGEVSRSVFGGGRYDDLIEGFGGEPTPAVGVGIGHETLSLLCQRAGVWPEEEVATDYYVLTVGDTRETAAEIARELRELGHVVELNLTGRGFGDQLSYADGINAETVIVVGEQDLEDDAVTIKDMESGDQMQIPIDEFPPEEGRPTFEDYE, via the coding sequence ATGTACGACGGCCTGAAGGGGTTCCGTGATTTCTACCCCGGCGAGATGTCCGCCCGACGGGAGGTCACCGACGCTATCGAGGAGCGCGTGCGTCGGTACGGCTTCCGCGAGGTGGGGACGCCGGCGATGGAGCGGACCCAGATGTACGTGGACAAATCGGGCGAGGAAATCGTCGAGGAACTCTACCACTTCGAGGACAAGGGCGGCCGCGACGTATCGCTGACCCCCGAACTGACGCCGACGGTCGCGCGGATGGTCGTCGCGCGCCAGCAGGCCCTCCAGAAGCCCATCAAGTGGTTCTCGACGCGGCCCTTCTGGCGCTACGAGCAGGTCCAGCAGGGACGGTTCCGGGAGTTCTACCAGACCAACGTCGACATCTTCGGCTCCGAGGAACCCGAAGCCGACGCCGAAATCCTCGCGGCGGCCGCCGATATCATGACCGACCTCGGCCTCTCCGGCGAGGACTTCGAGTTCCGGGTGTCCCATCGCGACATCCTCGGTGGTCTGTTGGAATCCCTCGATAGCGACGTCGATACGACTGACGCGATTCGCGCGGTCGACAAGAAGGAGAAAATCGACATCGAGGAGTACTACGACCTGCTGGTCGCGGCGGGCCTCGATTACGAGGAAGCCGAGGCCTTCGACGACGTGCTGGGTACCGACGACCTCGATGACCTCGTCGATTTCGCGGGAACCGACCGGGTCGCCGAGGCCGTCGCAAACCTGCGTGCGGTGCTTGCCGCCGCCGAGGACTTCGGCGCTCGGGAGTACTGTACGATTTCGCTGGAGACGGCGCGTGGCCTCGACTACTACACCGGCGTCGTCTTCGAGTGTTTCGACACCGCTGGTGAGGTTTCCCGGTCAGTCTTCGGCGGCGGCCGCTACGACGACCTCATCGAGGGCTTCGGCGGCGAACCGACGCCCGCCGTCGGCGTCGGTATCGGTCACGAGACGCTCTCGTTGCTCTGCCAGCGCGCGGGCGTCTGGCCCGAGGAGGAAGTCGCGACCGACTACTACGTGCTGACCGTCGGCGACACGCGGGAGACGGCCGCCGAAATCGCTCGGGAACTCCGCGAGTTGGGCCACGTCGTCGAACTGAACCTGACGGGCCGCGGCTTCGGCGACCAGCTGTCCTACGCCGACGGTATCAACGCCGAGACGGTCATCGTCGTCGGCGAACAGGACCTCGAAGACGACGCGGTCACCATCAAGGACATGGAGTCCGGTGACCAGATGCAGATTCCCATCGACGAGTTCCCGCCCGAAGAGGGCCGGCCGACCTTCGAGGACTACGAGTAA
- a CDS encoding DUF5808 domain-containing protein, translated as MPEKPQSGELFGIPYNFDKPSLGRMMSAYWQPDDGMLVEKPFGVGYTLNLANWRSWVVLAVAGLLFYQQQQSGSESEETEDEEPVEVVVED; from the coding sequence ATGCCAGAAAAACCGCAGTCCGGCGAACTGTTCGGAATCCCGTATAACTTCGACAAGCCCTCGCTGGGTCGTATGATGTCCGCCTACTGGCAACCCGACGATGGGATGCTCGTCGAGAAGCCCTTCGGCGTCGGCTACACGCTGAACCTCGCCAACTGGCGCTCGTGGGTCGTGCTGGCGGTCGCGGGCCTGCTTTTCTACCAGCAACAGCAGTCCGGGTCCGAAAGCGAGGAGACGGAGGACGAAGAGCCGGTCGAAGTGGTCGTGGAAGACTAG
- a CDS encoding bifunctional N(6)-L-threonylcarbamoyladenine synthase/serine/threonine protein kinase: MTRVLGIEGTAWCASAAVFDSETDSVSIESNAYVPESGGIHPREAAEHMRSAIPAVVEDALDHVREEYGAPADALDAIAFSRGPGIGPCLRIAGTAARALAGALEIPLVGANHMVAHLEIGRHRSGFDSPVCLNASGANAHILGFRNGRYRVLGETMDTGVGNAIDKFTRHVGWQHPGGPKVEEHAREGDYIDLPYVVKGMDFSFSGIMSAAKQAYDGGTPVEDVCCGLQETIFAMLTEVSERALSLTGADELVLGGGVGQNDRLRAMLESMCEERGADFYAPEPRFLRDNAGMIAVLGAKMYEAGDTVPIDESRVLPDFRPDEVDVTWRSGEAVAKPVPADERAQGAEAIVDLNPDDERVHKHRLAKAYRHPELDAKLRQLRTRSEARLTSEARRLGVPTPVVYDIDPVEATLDFEFVGESDLREVLTEPHVADVGRHLALCHEAGFVHGDPTPRNVRVASGEADGGRAYLIDFGLGYYTDDIEDYAMDLHVFEGSVGGTADDAPALIDAFEAAYRETGDERVVEQLREIEERGRYQ, translated from the coding sequence GTGACCCGCGTGCTCGGCATCGAGGGGACCGCCTGGTGTGCCAGCGCGGCCGTCTTCGATTCCGAGACCGATTCCGTTTCTATCGAATCCAACGCGTACGTCCCAGAGAGCGGCGGCATTCACCCGCGCGAGGCCGCCGAGCATATGCGCTCGGCGATTCCCGCCGTCGTCGAAGACGCTCTCGACCACGTCCGCGAGGAGTACGGCGCCCCGGCCGATGCCCTCGACGCCATCGCCTTCTCCCGCGGGCCGGGTATCGGTCCGTGTCTCCGTATCGCCGGTACCGCGGCGCGCGCGCTCGCCGGTGCGCTCGAAATACCGCTGGTCGGCGCCAACCACATGGTCGCCCATCTCGAAATCGGGCGGCATCGCTCGGGGTTCGATTCGCCGGTCTGTCTGAACGCATCAGGCGCCAACGCCCACATCCTCGGGTTCCGCAACGGCCGGTATCGCGTCCTCGGGGAGACGATGGACACCGGCGTTGGCAACGCCATCGACAAGTTCACCCGCCACGTCGGCTGGCAGCATCCGGGCGGCCCCAAGGTCGAGGAACACGCCCGCGAGGGCGACTACATCGACCTCCCCTACGTCGTCAAGGGGATGGACTTCTCGTTTTCGGGCATCATGTCCGCAGCCAAGCAGGCCTACGACGGCGGCACGCCCGTCGAGGACGTCTGCTGTGGGCTTCAGGAGACCATCTTCGCGATGCTTACCGAGGTCAGCGAGCGCGCACTGTCGCTGACGGGCGCTGACGAACTCGTGTTGGGCGGCGGCGTCGGGCAGAACGACCGCCTCCGGGCGATGCTCGAATCGATGTGCGAGGAACGCGGCGCCGACTTCTACGCGCCCGAACCGCGTTTCCTGCGGGACAACGCCGGCATGATAGCCGTTCTCGGCGCGAAGATGTACGAGGCGGGCGATACGGTTCCTATCGACGAATCACGCGTGCTGCCGGATTTCCGTCCCGACGAGGTCGACGTGACCTGGCGCTCCGGCGAAGCGGTCGCCAAGCCCGTTCCTGCAGACGAACGCGCACAGGGCGCCGAGGCCATCGTCGACCTCAACCCCGACGACGAGCGCGTTCACAAACACCGGTTGGCCAAGGCCTACCGGCATCCGGAACTGGACGCGAAACTCCGGCAGCTGCGCACCCGTTCGGAGGCCCGATTGACGAGCGAGGCGCGGCGACTTGGCGTGCCGACACCAGTCGTCTACGATATCGACCCCGTCGAGGCGACGCTTGATTTCGAGTTCGTCGGCGAGTCGGACCTCCGAGAGGTACTGACCGAACCCCACGTCGCCGACGTGGGCCGCCATCTCGCGTTGTGTCACGAGGCCGGCTTCGTCCACGGCGACCCGACGCCGCGGAACGTCCGCGTCGCGTCCGGAGAGGCCGACGGCGGCCGCGCCTACCTCATCGACTTCGGCCTCGGCTACTACACCGACGACATCGAGGACTACGCGATGGACCTCCACGTCTTCGAGGGGTCGGTCGGCGGAACCGCGGACGACGCGCCCGCACTTATCGACGCCTTCGAGGCCGCCTACCGCGAGACTGGTGACGAGCGGGTCGTCGAGCAGTTGCGCGAAATCGAGGAACGCGGCCGGTATCAGTAG
- a CDS encoding 30S ribosomal protein S27ae — MPRYEYYNDDGSTDKEQCPRCGDTFLGDYGDRQHCGKCSYTEFK; from the coding sequence ATGCCTCGCTACGAGTACTACAACGACGACGGCTCCACCGACAAGGAGCAGTGTCCCCGCTGTGGTGACACCTTCCTCGGTGACTACGGCGACCGCCAGCACTGTGGCAAGTGTAGCTACACCGAATTCAAATAG
- a CDS encoding 30S ribosomal protein S24e, translating into MDVEIIDEDENPMLHRTDVRFQLTHEEATPSRLSVRDSLAAKLNKDASEVVVHKLDTKYGMRKSVGYAKVYDSAEQAKEVEQEYMLERNKITADEEAEEAEAEAEAEEA; encoded by the coding sequence ATGGACGTCGAAATCATCGATGAAGACGAGAATCCGATGTTGCACCGGACTGACGTTCGGTTTCAACTGACCCACGAGGAAGCCACGCCCTCCCGCCTCTCCGTTCGCGACTCCCTCGCTGCGAAACTCAACAAGGACGCCAGCGAAGTCGTCGTGCACAAACTCGACACGAAATACGGCATGCGCAAGAGCGTCGGCTACGCGAAGGTCTACGACAGCGCCGAACAGGCCAAGGAAGTCGAGCAGGAGTACATGCTCGAACGGAACAAGATTACGGCCGACGAGGAAGCCGAAGAAGCCGAAGCCGAGGCCGAAGCGGAGGAAGCCTAA
- a CDS encoding CocE/NonD family hydrolase: MTDNEGHDTGLSRRTLLRSAAAGTAGVSLVGNASADELVPDEPAPGPNVTFFGYDCDPSRTEHYTEVSREPTHDFGEEQTVELESGRDGEKIQIGVLWPDLDEGETAPVILRATPYISDLRGFSVRDCIRTRRLAENYVQQGYAVAAVAVRGTGGSGGCMELMGPNEQADVNQAVTWLGEHENSNENVAIIGRSYDGTTPWMAARAGNPYLATIVPFSGVPDIHDLMYKRGAPEQRGYGVLPGLYYAISLAEHSPASGTGLSTYLSRAQCPDNYTQGALWSVYAGATGEYDPSGYWTERVLKPGVARNYEGSILLVHGLQDWNVDPSQVYPWVDALEEAGIKTHIYFGQFSHRYPDDGRMKDSSDPVVSASYNPDWADYLLQWFESELKGRNENALGDAIPDDPDGDLSRAFEARVHAQNSAGEWYSADEWPPKEADPKTLYLGTNGDLRTSADSSTGSQVVYVDETREYDPTQPSNPEPGCRSCASFVSEAVDERLRIAGVPEVNVTATPTGPAPHLTAYLYAVDENDNAQRLGWGQVDLRYAQAAPEAGTVVPGEAIDVNIPIEPLDAVVEAGQRLALVLHQGFVSGRTYSPTPTPVQVETGGENTLVVNAWGGGFAAAPQALSGTRTVDSTAYTAGQLSRQTVSVEAPSPGKVRDVVPASWNVLVDACEDVQRVETDGSVQYVYFTGGATDEATYDYLLEAPTEPTGTGYYTFGPAQRKQGDSWADISGTTGEAFVVGVDT, from the coding sequence ATGACGGACAACGAGGGGCACGACACAGGACTTTCGCGACGAACGCTACTGCGGTCGGCGGCGGCCGGCACGGCAGGGGTATCGCTCGTCGGCAACGCGAGCGCGGACGAACTCGTTCCGGACGAACCCGCACCGGGTCCGAACGTCACGTTCTTCGGCTACGACTGTGACCCGAGCCGGACCGAACACTACACCGAGGTTTCCCGGGAACCGACCCACGACTTCGGCGAGGAGCAGACGGTCGAACTCGAAAGCGGCCGCGACGGCGAGAAGATACAAATCGGCGTCCTCTGGCCGGACCTCGACGAGGGCGAGACGGCGCCCGTCATCCTGCGGGCGACGCCGTATATCAGTGACCTGCGCGGCTTTTCGGTCCGGGACTGTATCCGCACCCGCCGGCTGGCCGAGAACTACGTCCAGCAGGGGTATGCGGTCGCCGCCGTCGCGGTTCGCGGCACCGGCGGTTCCGGCGGCTGTATGGAACTGATGGGGCCGAACGAGCAGGCCGACGTCAATCAGGCGGTGACGTGGCTCGGCGAACACGAGAACTCCAACGAGAACGTCGCCATCATCGGCCGGTCCTACGACGGGACGACGCCGTGGATGGCCGCGCGGGCGGGCAACCCCTATCTGGCGACTATCGTCCCCTTCTCGGGCGTGCCGGATATCCACGACCTGATGTACAAGCGTGGCGCGCCGGAGCAACGCGGCTATGGCGTTCTGCCGGGGCTTTACTACGCCATCTCGCTGGCGGAGCATTCGCCGGCCTCCGGGACGGGGCTTTCGACCTACCTTTCGCGGGCCCAATGTCCCGACAACTACACGCAGGGGGCGCTGTGGTCGGTGTATGCGGGTGCGACCGGCGAGTACGACCCCAGCGGTTACTGGACCGAGCGCGTCCTCAAGCCGGGTGTCGCGCGCAACTACGAGGGAAGCATCCTGCTCGTTCACGGCCTGCAGGACTGGAACGTCGACCCCTCGCAGGTGTACCCGTGGGTCGATGCCCTGGAGGAAGCCGGCATCAAGACCCACATCTACTTCGGGCAGTTCAGCCACCGCTATCCCGACGACGGCCGGATGAAGGACAGTAGCGACCCCGTCGTGTCGGCGTCCTACAACCCCGACTGGGCCGACTACCTCCTGCAGTGGTTCGAAAGCGAACTGAAAGGACGCAACGAGAACGCGCTGGGGGACGCGATTCCGGACGACCCGGACGGCGACCTCTCGCGGGCCTTCGAGGCACGGGTCCACGCGCAGAACTCGGCGGGCGAGTGGTACAGCGCCGACGAGTGGCCGCCAAAGGAGGCTGACCCGAAGACGCTGTATCTCGGCACGAACGGCGACCTGCGCACCAGCGCCGATTCGTCGACGGGCAGTCAGGTCGTCTACGTCGACGAGACCCGCGAGTACGACCCGACGCAGCCGTCGAACCCCGAACCGGGCTGTCGGTCCTGTGCCTCCTTCGTCTCCGAGGCGGTCGACGAACGGCTCCGTATTGCCGGCGTGCCCGAGGTAAACGTCACGGCGACGCCGACGGGACCGGCGCCGCATCTGACGGCCTATCTGTACGCCGTCGACGAGAACGACAACGCCCAGCGGCTCGGCTGGGGACAGGTCGACCTCCGGTACGCACAGGCGGCCCCCGAGGCTGGTACCGTGGTTCCCGGCGAAGCCATCGACGTGAACATTCCTATCGAGCCGCTGGATGCCGTCGTCGAGGCGGGCCAGCGACTGGCACTCGTTCTCCATCAGGGCTTCGTCAGCGGCCGGACCTACTCACCGACGCCGACGCCCGTTCAGGTGGAGACGGGCGGGGAGAACACCCTCGTCGTGAACGCGTGGGGCGGCGGCTTCGCGGCGGCGCCGCAGGCGCTTTCCGGCACCCGGACTGTGGACTCGACGGCCTACACCGCCGGTCAACTGAGCCGACAGACCGTCTCCGTCGAGGCGCCATCGCCAGGCAAGGTCCGGGACGTCGTCCCGGCTTCGTGGAACGTGCTCGTCGACGCCTGCGAGGACGTCCAGCGCGTCGAAACGGACGGCAGCGTCCAGTACGTCTACTTCACCGGCGGCGCCACAGACGAGGCGACTTACGACTATCTGCTGGAGGCGCCGACGGAGCCGACCGGGACGGGCTATTACACGTTCGGGCCGGCCCAGCGCAAGCAGGGCGATTCGTGGGCGGACATCTCCGGGACCACCGGCGAGGCGTTCGTCGTCGGCGTCGATACGTAA
- a CDS encoding GTP-dependent dephospho-CoA kinase family protein, whose product MAEVVAELPEALRHELKDPMGPVYTDAEVLLGDATEPIIAVGDIVTYHLLTAGYQPDVALVDGKTKREEVEREVVEAIDGFDHKIEVENPPGTLTDDLLEALVDAIERPGTVVITVVGEEDLAALPAIVTAPDGASVVYGQPDEGMVLAIVEEGLRIDCRNLLEKMDGDYTRVASILAP is encoded by the coding sequence ATGGCCGAGGTGGTCGCCGAACTCCCCGAGGCGCTCCGGCACGAACTCAAAGACCCGATGGGCCCCGTCTACACGGACGCCGAGGTCCTGCTGGGGGACGCGACCGAACCTATCATCGCCGTCGGCGACATCGTCACCTACCACCTGCTGACGGCGGGCTATCAGCCCGACGTGGCGCTTGTCGACGGCAAGACGAAACGCGAGGAGGTCGAACGCGAGGTCGTCGAAGCAATCGACGGGTTCGACCACAAAATCGAGGTCGAGAACCCGCCGGGGACGCTGACCGACGACCTGCTGGAGGCGCTGGTCGACGCCATCGAACGGCCCGGCACCGTCGTCATCACCGTCGTCGGCGAGGAGGACCTCGCGGCGCTGCCCGCAATCGTTACCGCGCCGGATGGCGCCTCGGTCGTCTACGGCCAACCCGACGAGGGGATGGTGCTGGCCATCGTCGAGGAGGGTCTCCGCATCGACTGCCGCAATCTGTTGGAGAAGATGGACGGCGACTATACTCGCGTCGCCTCGATTCTCGCACCTTGA
- the spt4 gene encoding transcription elongation factor subunit Spt4: MADRLVCRDCHRVLEVEEGEQCTACGSNSLTEDWAGYVVIAHPEQSQIAAEMEVTEPGRYALKVR, encoded by the coding sequence ATGGCCGATCGACTGGTGTGTCGTGACTGCCATCGCGTCCTCGAAGTCGAGGAAGGCGAGCAATGTACGGCCTGCGGGTCGAACTCGCTGACCGAGGACTGGGCGGGCTACGTCGTCATCGCCCACCCCGAACAGAGCCAGATTGCGGCGGAGATGGAAGTCACCGAACCCGGCCGCTACGCGCTGAAGGTCAGATAG